From the genome of Methylocystis heyeri:
TGTCCGCTTCACGAAACTGACCGACCGCTCCAGCGTCACCATTCAGCAGATGCTCGCGCAGAACTCCAAAATTCGGCAGGCGACTCTTTCGCTGACGAAATCCGGGGGCGACGAACCTCTGGTTTATTACAAAGTCGTTCTGAAAGACGGCTTTTTCACCTCATTCAAGATTCGCGGCGAGGACGCCGCCGACGAATATGCTTCGATGCCTCGCGAGGAATTCGAGATCAGCTTCCGGCGCATCGAAATCGAATATGAAGAGCAGAGCGAAAAGGGCGTGAAGGGCGGCAGCGTTTCCTTCGCCGACGATATCGCAACCAACGAATAGCCCCCGAAAGGAGCGTCCATTGGCCCAGTCGCAACAGAGCAA
Proteins encoded in this window:
- a CDS encoding Hcp family type VI secretion system effector, whose product is MGTTNYTLQIESVRGETKRNGKTDLIEVLGFEYGVSAGHFQGEAGHKRRSYTNVRFTKLTDRSSVTIQQMLAQNSKIRQATLSLTKSGGDEPLVYYKVVLKDGFFTSFKIRGEDAADEYASMPREEFEISFRRIEIEYEEQSEKGVKGGSVSFADDIATNE